A genomic window from Paenibacillus sp. FSL K6-0276 includes:
- a CDS encoding peptidase domain-containing ABC transporter yields MLIGGKYDDLNMMLIVMLGVSLLTIVVQSIREWVIAGTFIKIDIDMIMSFYRHVFRLPMRYFATRKVGDILTRAGENQVIRHFLVTNSMNAILNVITIVVYIGIMFAYNVTLAWIALMFIPCFIALTLIVTPLLKRNSRKQFQADVNLQNILVETICVMRTVKALAAEDEARKKVERSFRQSTYVQMKGWKISIFSGSIATVLQTLSAVTVLYAGAGFIIVEKLTVGELMAFSAVYALVTNAALGLIGIWDEFQNVRIALERLDDVFETEVEEVSSAGLTALPKLQGAIEFERVSFRYDSDGKNVLQNISFDLLPGQTIAIVGRSGSGKSTLANLLLKLYLPSSGTIRIDGHDLKQVQASTLRKQIGVVQQEAGLFSGTIHDNIAYQVPDASMDEVMSASMLAGAHEFIVTFPNGYDTQVGERGASLSGGQRQRIAIARALIGSPKVLIFDEATSALDNESEKTIQRNMSTILNNRTTLIIAHRLSTIRHADRILVLDQGVIAESGTHEQLMATKGLYHMLVSQPLD; encoded by the coding sequence GTGCTTATTGGTGGTAAGTATGATGATCTGAACATGATGTTGATTGTCATGCTTGGTGTCTCGTTGCTTACTATAGTTGTTCAATCCATCAGGGAATGGGTGATCGCAGGTACGTTTATTAAAATTGACATCGATATGATCATGAGTTTTTATCGACATGTATTTCGTTTGCCCATGCGTTACTTTGCCACACGGAAAGTGGGCGACATTTTGACTCGTGCTGGGGAAAATCAGGTCATCCGTCATTTTCTAGTTACAAATAGCATGAATGCCATTCTGAACGTGATTACGATTGTTGTATACATAGGAATTATGTTTGCATATAACGTTACGCTTGCTTGGATCGCGCTAATGTTCATACCTTGCTTCATTGCTCTTACGCTGATCGTAACGCCACTTTTGAAGCGCAACAGCAGAAAACAATTCCAAGCGGACGTAAACTTGCAGAATATATTAGTGGAAACGATTTGCGTCATGCGTACCGTGAAAGCTCTCGCGGCAGAAGATGAAGCAAGAAAGAAAGTGGAGAGAAGCTTTCGCCAATCCACTTATGTTCAAATGAAGGGCTGGAAAATCAGTATCTTCTCCGGTTCTATCGCTACAGTGCTACAAACCTTAAGTGCTGTAACTGTGTTGTATGCAGGGGCTGGATTTATTATTGTGGAGAAGCTGACTGTAGGGGAGCTGATGGCTTTTAGTGCGGTGTATGCACTCGTTACAAATGCAGCACTAGGTTTAATCGGCATTTGGGATGAGTTCCAAAACGTGCGAATTGCCTTGGAACGACTTGATGATGTCTTCGAGACAGAAGTTGAGGAAGTAAGTTCTGCCGGATTGACAGCTTTGCCAAAGCTGCAAGGGGCGATTGAATTTGAACGCGTATCGTTTCGTTACGATTCTGACGGAAAAAATGTGCTGCAGAACATATCCTTCGACCTGCTACCGGGTCAGACCATTGCGATTGTTGGTAGAAGCGGATCAGGAAAATCTACCTTGGCGAATCTATTGCTTAAATTATACCTTCCAAGCAGCGGTACCATTCGTATCGACGGACATGACTTGAAGCAGGTTCAGGCCTCTACACTTCGCAAACAAATCGGAGTTGTACAGCAGGAAGCTGGCCTTTTTAGTGGAACGATTCATGACAATATTGCTTATCAAGTTCCGGATGCCTCGATGGATGAGGTAATGTCCGCTTCTATGCTTGCGGGAGCACATGAATTCATTGTGACATTTCCGAATGGTTACGATACACAGGTTGGAGAGCGGGGTGCAAGTTTATCTGGAGGGCAGCGTCAGCGTATCGCAATAGCACGGGCGTTAATCGGAAGTCCGAAAGTTCTCATTTTTGACGAAGCGACGAGCGCGCTAGACAATGAATCTGAGAAGACGATTCAACGGAATATGAGTACGATACTCAACAATCGAACGACCCTCATCATCGCGCATCGATTGAGCACAATCCGGCATGCGGACCGCATTCTCGTTCTGGATCAAGGGGTTATTGCAGAGTCTGGTACTCATGAACAGTTAATGGCTACTAAAGGCTTATATCATATGCTCGTTAGTCAGCCATTGGATTAA
- a CDS encoding helix-turn-helix transcriptional regulator, which produces MNTNKHYSLIKKQIIKLGMVSDSSHNYRTSLLSLLREVLPFDAACCTHVDPQTLLSTGAVTEDNVESIHPHLFQIEYGGDDVNSYEQMVNSKLLVATIYEATEQQPERSARYRKVLSPAGFRDELRAVLILGESCWGYLTLYRNADQSEFLQEECDWITSLIPLIAARMRAFSLELPEREETWLEDHYGSGIAVLSDHLALLSSNPAADRWLDKLRSLEMIDAHVLPRPIRAVSTQALNSPSESVGIAKACIRMTEGPYLVVRASRLQTFDGQIQVAISFEPARPADMLPIIAEAYGLTEREQQLLHGVIRGLSTKELASALHISAYTVQDHLKSIFSKSGVSSRRELIWYLHSRYNIIEA; this is translated from the coding sequence ATGAATACCAATAAACATTACAGTCTAATAAAAAAACAAATCATTAAGCTAGGTATGGTTAGTGATTCATCTCACAACTACCGTACTTCCTTGCTTTCCCTCTTGCGTGAAGTTCTTCCTTTTGATGCCGCCTGCTGTACTCATGTTGATCCACAAACATTGCTTTCTACTGGTGCGGTTACTGAAGACAACGTAGAATCCATTCATCCCCACTTGTTCCAGATCGAATACGGTGGGGATGATGTGAACAGCTACGAGCAAATGGTTAATAGCAAACTCCTCGTCGCTACAATATATGAAGCAACCGAGCAGCAACCAGAGCGGAGTGCCCGGTATCGAAAGGTTTTGTCTCCAGCAGGTTTTCGGGATGAACTACGAGCAGTGCTTATTCTTGGAGAATCTTGTTGGGGCTATTTGACGCTGTACAGAAATGCGGATCAATCGGAATTCTTACAAGAGGAATGTGATTGGATCACCTCATTGATTCCTCTGATTGCAGCCAGAATGCGGGCTTTCAGTCTTGAGCTTCCAGAGAGAGAGGAGACATGGCTTGAAGATCATTATGGTTCCGGCATTGCAGTACTATCTGATCACTTGGCTCTTCTCTCGTCCAATCCCGCAGCGGATCGCTGGTTAGATAAGCTTCGATCATTGGAAATGATCGATGCTCATGTCCTGCCACGGCCAATCCGTGCTGTAAGCACGCAAGCATTAAACAGCCCCTCCGAATCTGTGGGGATAGCGAAGGCATGCATTCGTATGACTGAGGGGCCTTATTTGGTCGTTCGAGCAAGCCGTCTTCAGACTTTCGACGGTCAGATCCAGGTTGCTATTTCTTTCGAGCCCGCACGTCCAGCGGACATGCTTCCCATCATTGCTGAAGCGTATGGGTTGACGGAACGTGAGCAGCAGCTATTACATGGTGTAATTCGAGGATTATCCACTAAAGAATTGGCTTCTGCTCTACATATTTCTGCTTACACTGTCCAGGATCATTTAAAGTCCATTTTTAGCAAGTCAGGTGTCAGCAGCCGAAGAGAACTTATTTGGTATTTGCATTCTCGCTACAATATTATAGAAGCATAA
- a CDS encoding saccharopine dehydrogenase NADP-binding domain-containing protein → MQEKEDIVVVGGYGYVGRTICEILEKQFPGKVFSAGRSLEKAERFSQSTQGKVRPLQLDTNKPLPPHLLDQMKLFIMCLDQTNTDFVKACFRSGTHYVDVSASGPFLSQIEAFNEEAARYGSSAVLSVGLAPGITNLMAHEAERLMEQTEEIEIAIMLGLGDSHGKAAIEWTVNSLGEKFEVKQKDRQVEVESFTDRKSYHFGDDLGSRHAYRFPFSDLARTLKASSISTRFCLDSVFVTKMLAIAKKTGAVRLLKTSWVNRWMVRAMERVHLGSDQFAIKVEARGRNREGKPMHADLILQGKNQSIITAKVTAAVSKLLYDSPFPGGVYHIEQLTDLASIQKELGSTLSLEIQVKEHNADKSK, encoded by the coding sequence ATGCAGGAAAAAGAAGATATAGTTGTCGTTGGTGGTTATGGATATGTAGGGCGTACGATATGTGAAATATTAGAGAAACAGTTTCCAGGTAAAGTATTTTCTGCAGGGAGAAGTCTTGAAAAAGCAGAGCGGTTCAGTCAATCTACCCAGGGTAAAGTCAGGCCGTTACAGTTAGATACCAATAAGCCGTTACCTCCACATTTACTAGATCAAATGAAGCTATTCATCATGTGTTTGGATCAAACGAATACGGATTTTGTTAAAGCCTGCTTTCGTAGCGGTACGCATTATGTGGATGTATCAGCGAGCGGTCCGTTTTTATCTCAAATTGAGGCGTTCAATGAAGAGGCTGCACGATATGGGTCTAGTGCCGTTCTTAGTGTAGGGCTTGCACCCGGTATAACCAATCTAATGGCTCATGAAGCGGAGAGATTGATGGAACAGACGGAAGAAATCGAAATCGCGATAATGCTCGGACTTGGTGATTCTCATGGTAAGGCAGCGATCGAATGGACAGTGAATAGTTTAGGAGAAAAGTTTGAAGTTAAGCAGAAGGATCGTCAGGTAGAGGTGGAGAGCTTCACCGATAGAAAGTCGTATCACTTTGGTGACGATTTAGGGAGTCGCCATGCATATCGTTTCCCATTCTCAGATCTTGCCCGAACGCTCAAAGCTTCGTCCATCTCCACACGATTTTGTCTGGACTCAGTCTTCGTTACTAAAATGCTGGCTATAGCCAAAAAAACAGGGGCTGTTCGTTTGTTGAAAACAAGCTGGGTGAACAGGTGGATGGTTCGTGCTATGGAGCGGGTACATTTAGGGAGTGACCAGTTCGCTATCAAGGTTGAGGCTCGTGGAAGAAATCGAGAGGGGAAGCCAATGCATGCTGATTTAATATTGCAAGGAAAGAATCAATCCATCATCACTGCAAAAGTGACAGCAGCAGTATCAAAGCTTCTGTATGATTCACCATTTCCAGGTGGCGTATATCATATCGAGCAGTTAACAGATCTAGCATCTATACAAAAGGAATTAGGATCTACACTCTCACTGGAGATCCAAGTAAAGGAGCATAATGCAGATAAATCAAAATAA
- a CDS encoding polyprenyl synthetase family protein — MNEEFTDYADTGYSTAEQKAAQYFASLREQFKEKTYVSTLIEDFQLWKKNHIHRRSWLSFLSRGKRKPDSQDYHRYLGWLNQTGKLDDYLDRSVSYLYMRDLGQALDSPNTQLRIKRMVADIRNQMIHPGSTSTEDQSDFMSLTGIYRWAQKEGVETATIWVIDKLKQVSAHLPKEMNPEQAQRKLIKIIIGVILHVMEEMDDEVTPVDRAKRIDEAIRLGYSYGLTYPFIDDLLDSSVLTDQEKEQYSHMIRTAILNRVVPELGEWSGENMPFIRFVHSELKEAFEYISGYQREEMQDAFFEQSFVFFHSQELDRMKELSNSEYSNEELFIPIILKSSSSRLIVRSVISAPTDDGFDQRTFFYGLYNQLADDFADMFDDMKVGAVTPYTYYLQYRGQRTDLINPFELYWTVISHLIHTVYQSDPKTREVILDRAINGLKRCKERVGIEKYKEIMEIFASGQPEFNRLVQQMVQKADDVDFFDKLLRDQLLLNLKNSKKEKVEFRDTIQRVRVQINKQLLIAKPAETPAMKEMLIDAANYSLEGDGKRIRPILTWVMGVNEYGIDESAIVPLLRSLEYMHTASLIFDDLPSQDNASTRRGRTTLHEVYNSSTAELTGLFLIQKSIEEQASLHSFDAKAVLALMQYSAQKAEDTCMGQAMDLNSKGKALTLQQLNMICFYKTGIAFEASLVMPAILAQVKELEILSLKKFAYHAGIAFQIKDDLLDLEGDHHLLGKPIGQDVENNNSTFVSILGPEGARKEMWEHYCLAMEALKEIPRNIAFLKHLLNYMINRNR, encoded by the coding sequence ATGAATGAAGAATTTACAGATTACGCCGATACAGGATATTCGACCGCTGAGCAGAAGGCGGCTCAGTATTTTGCATCTCTTCGTGAACAGTTCAAAGAAAAAACTTATGTGTCCACCTTGATTGAAGATTTTCAGTTGTGGAAGAAGAACCATATTCATCGTCGTTCATGGTTGTCCTTTTTATCAAGAGGGAAAAGGAAACCTGATTCTCAGGATTATCATAGATATCTAGGATGGCTGAATCAAACCGGTAAATTGGATGATTATTTGGATCGAAGTGTTTCCTATCTTTATATGAGAGATCTGGGGCAAGCTTTGGATTCACCGAACACACAGCTACGGATTAAGCGTATGGTTGCCGACATTAGAAATCAGATGATTCATCCAGGCTCGACAAGTACGGAGGATCAGTCAGATTTCATGAGTTTGACGGGGATTTATCGTTGGGCCCAGAAGGAAGGCGTTGAAACCGCCACGATTTGGGTGATAGACAAACTTAAGCAGGTATCAGCACATCTTCCGAAGGAAATGAATCCCGAGCAAGCGCAGCGTAAATTGATCAAGATCATTATTGGGGTGATTCTCCATGTGATGGAAGAGATGGACGATGAAGTAACACCTGTGGATCGTGCCAAGAGAATTGATGAAGCGATTAGGCTTGGTTATTCATATGGCCTAACTTATCCATTCATTGACGATCTCCTTGATTCCAGTGTCTTAACCGACCAAGAGAAAGAACAGTATTCCCATATGATACGCACCGCGATCCTTAATAGAGTTGTACCGGAATTGGGTGAATGGTCAGGAGAGAACATGCCGTTCATTCGATTTGTACATTCAGAGCTTAAGGAGGCTTTTGAGTATATTAGTGGGTATCAGCGGGAAGAAATGCAGGATGCATTTTTCGAGCAGTCCTTTGTATTTTTCCATTCCCAGGAGTTGGATCGAATGAAGGAGCTTTCTAACTCTGAATACAGCAATGAAGAGCTTTTCATACCCATTATTTTAAAATCCTCATCTTCCCGTTTAATTGTCAGATCAGTAATTAGTGCTCCAACAGATGACGGATTTGATCAACGTACCTTCTTTTATGGGTTATACAATCAGCTGGCTGATGATTTTGCGGATATGTTTGACGATATGAAGGTGGGGGCGGTAACTCCCTATACTTATTATTTGCAATACCGTGGTCAACGTACGGATCTGATCAACCCTTTTGAATTATACTGGACGGTCATTTCCCATTTAATACACACCGTGTATCAATCCGATCCTAAAACCCGTGAGGTAATATTAGATCGAGCCATCAATGGCCTCAAGCGCTGTAAAGAACGTGTAGGGATTGAAAAGTATAAAGAGATCATGGAGATCTTTGCATCTGGTCAACCAGAATTTAATCGGCTTGTACAGCAGATGGTGCAGAAAGCGGACGATGTGGATTTTTTCGATAAGCTGCTTCGGGATCAGTTGCTTTTGAATCTAAAAAACAGCAAGAAGGAAAAAGTGGAATTTCGAGATACGATTCAAAGGGTCCGAGTTCAAATCAACAAACAATTGCTGATAGCTAAGCCAGCCGAGACGCCAGCCATGAAAGAGATGCTTATTGATGCAGCTAATTATAGTCTGGAGGGGGATGGTAAGCGGATAAGGCCTATATTGACTTGGGTCATGGGTGTTAACGAATATGGTATAGATGAATCGGCCATTGTGCCGCTTCTGAGATCTTTGGAATATATGCATACTGCCTCTTTGATCTTCGATGATCTTCCATCCCAGGATAATGCCTCAACCCGAAGAGGTCGTACAACTCTACACGAAGTGTATAATAGCTCCACGGCGGAATTAACTGGACTATTTTTGATTCAGAAGTCGATCGAGGAACAGGCGTCACTTCATTCTTTTGATGCAAAAGCTGTGCTTGCCTTAATGCAATATTCAGCCCAAAAAGCAGAAGATACATGTATGGGGCAGGCGATGGATTTGAATTCTAAGGGGAAAGCATTGACGCTACAGCAATTAAATATGATTTGTTTTTATAAGACCGGAATTGCATTTGAAGCTTCACTAGTGATGCCAGCCATTCTCGCTCAGGTTAAGGAGTTAGAAATTCTGTCTTTGAAAAAATTTGCCTACCATGCGGGGATTGCCTTTCAGATTAAAGATGATTTGCTCGATTTGGAAGGGGATCATCATTTACTAGGTAAGCCGATAGGGCAGGATGTGGAGAATAACAATTCGACTTTTGTATCTATACTTGGTCCAGAAGGCGCAAGAAAAGAGATGTGGGAACACTATTGCCTTGCCATGGAAGCATTGAAGGAGATCCCTCGTAATATTGCTTTTCTGAAGCATTTATTGAATTACATGATTAATCGAAATCGATAA
- a CDS encoding sugar phosphate isomerase/epimerase: MKLGIFSKVYLNYELEIALHKVKAQGMSTVQFNFANVGLESLPKEINQETIHQIKEATINSGVNIAVISGTFNTLELNEEKKYDNLQCFKNVVEAAAALAVPYVSISTGSLNQEDFWSPHPDNHTERAWSLLHESLAWMLNIAEDNHVTLVFEPEQTNVVSTAEDALRLLQDLDTPYLKVLYDAANLVTPQDHKDLLGKISKTLTALKEHIAIAHCKDAFVTEEKITFAPVGKGNLPLKEYLNELSKVYDGPVIMHGLAEDDVAHALNYLN, from the coding sequence GTGAAGCTAGGAATTTTCTCGAAAGTATACTTGAACTATGAACTGGAGATCGCCTTACACAAAGTCAAAGCCCAGGGCATGAGTACGGTTCAATTCAATTTTGCTAATGTAGGATTGGAAAGTTTACCTAAAGAAATCAATCAGGAAACCATCCATCAAATCAAAGAAGCAACAATCAATAGTGGGGTTAACATCGCGGTGATCTCAGGGACTTTTAATACGTTAGAGCTAAATGAGGAGAAGAAGTACGATAATTTACAGTGTTTTAAAAATGTAGTTGAGGCTGCAGCAGCATTAGCTGTTCCGTATGTTTCGATTTCTACGGGTAGCTTGAACCAAGAAGATTTCTGGAGTCCTCATCCAGATAATCATACAGAAAGAGCATGGTCACTATTGCATGAAAGTCTTGCGTGGATGCTGAATATTGCAGAAGATAACCATGTAACGCTAGTATTTGAACCTGAACAAACCAATGTGGTGAGTACGGCAGAAGATGCTTTGAGACTATTACAAGATCTGGACACACCCTATCTTAAGGTTTTGTATGATGCAGCAAATCTAGTAACTCCACAGGATCATAAGGACCTCTTAGGTAAGATATCAAAAACGCTAACAGCGCTGAAGGAGCACATTGCCATTGCGCATTGCAAGGATGCTTTTGTAACCGAAGAGAAGATCACTTTTGCACCGGTGGGTAAAGGAAACTTGCCTTTAAAGGAATATCTAAATGAATTAAGTAAGGTTTATGACGGGCCTGTTATTATGCATGGGTTAGCTGAGGACGATGTAGCGCATGCTTTGAATTACCTTAACTAG
- a CDS encoding Gfo/Idh/MocA family oxidoreductase, translated as MKKENKLLNIGVLGCGQISQAAHFDSIRRSRNAHLYAICDVDDYLLQRMNAIYEPDKVYTDYDQMLADLSVDAVVIGIADQFHVEAAKQAVRAGKHVLVEKPLGVSIEEVEELKELVDRTDLKVQVGNMKRFDPGIVAAKEFVDHEMGEIIGLKAWYCDSTYRYTVTENVQPVIISGKNVKRPSGDPKANKECYYILGHGSHLFDTARYLGGNIVSVKAWNTQKFGAYCWFITAEFESGFVAQLDLTIAVEMDWHEGFQIYGEFGSVVGKTYNPWTLKSSDVEIFKASDNSYHRPLGADGHFYRLQIEGFADSVLHNKPGVGATIEDGIATMRAMLAVEESVKTGNTIYLSNVSGPL; from the coding sequence ATGAAAAAAGAAAACAAATTGTTGAACATCGGTGTTTTAGGCTGCGGTCAGATTTCACAAGCGGCGCATTTTGACTCTATAAGGCGTTCACGTAATGCTCACCTTTACGCAATATGCGATGTGGACGATTACTTGCTCCAAAGAATGAATGCTATCTATGAACCTGACAAGGTTTATACGGATTATGATCAAATGTTGGCGGACCTGAGCGTAGATGCTGTTGTTATCGGAATTGCGGATCAATTTCACGTGGAGGCTGCTAAACAAGCAGTGCGAGCAGGTAAACATGTATTAGTAGAAAAGCCTTTAGGTGTATCGATCGAAGAAGTGGAAGAATTAAAAGAACTTGTGGATCGTACCGATCTCAAGGTTCAAGTTGGAAATATGAAGAGATTTGACCCCGGTATAGTAGCAGCTAAAGAGTTTGTGGATCATGAAATGGGTGAGATTATTGGCTTGAAAGCTTGGTATTGTGATTCCACTTATCGATATACCGTCACCGAAAATGTTCAGCCAGTGATTATATCTGGTAAAAATGTGAAGAGACCTAGTGGAGATCCAAAAGCAAATAAGGAATGTTATTATATTTTAGGTCATGGAAGCCATTTGTTCGATACCGCAAGATATCTAGGTGGAAATATAGTAAGTGTGAAAGCATGGAATACACAAAAGTTCGGTGCCTATTGCTGGTTTATTACTGCGGAGTTTGAAAGCGGCTTTGTAGCTCAATTGGATTTGACCATTGCGGTTGAGATGGATTGGCATGAAGGGTTCCAAATTTATGGTGAATTCGGATCAGTGGTAGGGAAGACTTATAACCCTTGGACATTAAAATCAAGCGATGTAGAAATTTTCAAAGCTAGTGATAACAGCTACCACAGACCGCTCGGAGCCGATGGCCATTTTTATAGATTGCAGATTGAAGGTTTCGCGGATTCTGTTCTGCATAATAAGCCAGGTGTAGGGGCAACGATTGAGGATGGGATTGCTACGATGAGAGCGATGCTCGCTGTAGAAGAATCCGTGAAGACTGGAAATACTATTTACCTAAGTAACGTTTCAGGTCCTTTGTAA
- a CDS encoding alpha/beta hydrolase produces the protein MPYFTYDHIRFYYEDDGGEEEPFIFLHGLGGDVNQTFGLMKQTDHIRRISLDFRGHGKTVDFGHADDFSFKQFAEDVMALTNYLRIHQFNIGGISTGAGVSLHLALRYPARIKKLILSRPAWEDKPQEALVRKQIRKF, from the coding sequence ATGCCTTACTTTACCTACGATCACATTCGATTTTATTATGAAGATGATGGAGGGGAGGAAGAGCCTTTTATATTTCTTCATGGTCTAGGCGGAGACGTCAATCAAACTTTCGGGTTAATGAAGCAAACAGATCACATACGAAGGATCTCACTAGATTTTCGAGGTCATGGAAAGACTGTGGACTTTGGTCATGCGGATGATTTTTCTTTTAAACAATTCGCGGAAGATGTAATGGCTTTAACGAACTATCTTCGTATCCATCAATTTAATATTGGAGGAATATCAACAGGTGCTGGCGTATCGCTTCATTTAGCTTTGAGATATCCGGCTAGGATTAAGAAGCTTATTCTGTCTCGTCCAGCCTGGGAAGATAAGCCGCAAGAGGCGTTGGTTCGTAAACAGATACGAAAATTCTGA
- a CDS encoding DeoR family transcriptional regulator: protein MLKADRQAYILKKVETEGRVVVLELTQELNVTEDTIRKDLQSLSKLGLLKRIHGGAHSLISDMKDFNSRLEFNSQTKADLAKRACTLIENSKVIFIDGGSQI, encoded by the coding sequence GTGCTAAAAGCTGACAGACAGGCGTACATCCTAAAAAAAGTAGAGACCGAGGGCCGCGTTGTTGTCCTAGAATTAACACAGGAATTAAATGTAACTGAAGATACCATACGAAAAGACTTACAAAGCTTATCGAAGTTGGGACTTCTCAAACGAATTCACGGTGGAGCCCATAGCCTAATTAGTGACATGAAAGATTTCAATTCACGTTTAGAATTCAATAGCCAGACCAAAGCTGACTTAGCTAAACGAGCTTGCACGCTTATTGAGAATTCAAAGGTCATCTTTATTGATGGCGGGTCACAAATTTAA
- a CDS encoding RNA polymerase sigma factor, translated as MDEVRMVDFAQMDEEAFFRRLYVEHRKMYAIAYSYLRTEADTLEVIQEASCRAWMKRKKLKDEQSFTPWLIRITINCCMDELRRKKRVVVAEKMVEEAAQEMKSNDRIDLERAMNRIKPKYRHVVTLKYYHDMTTIEIAKVLKRPEGTIKTWLREGLKQLRSYL; from the coding sequence ATGGATGAAGTCAGAATGGTAGATTTTGCGCAAATGGATGAAGAAGCTTTTTTTAGACGTTTGTATGTGGAGCATCGAAAAATGTACGCTATTGCTTATAGTTATCTACGAACAGAGGCAGACACGCTGGAAGTGATCCAAGAAGCGTCATGCAGGGCATGGATGAAACGCAAAAAATTAAAGGACGAACAGTCCTTCACACCCTGGCTGATTCGAATAACGATCAACTGCTGCATGGATGAATTAAGGCGCAAAAAACGTGTGGTTGTAGCTGAAAAGATGGTGGAGGAAGCGGCACAGGAAATGAAGAGTAATGACCGAATTGACCTGGAGCGTGCGATGAATCGGATAAAACCTAAATACCGGCATGTCGTAACGCTTAAATACTACCATGACATGACCACTATCGAAATTGCTAAAGTGCTAAAAAGACCAGAAGGTACCATTAAGACTTGGCTGCGTGAGGGACTCAAACAGCTTCGGAGCTATCTATAG
- a CDS encoding DUF4179 domain-containing protein, with protein sequence MTEKEERILHKNIDEVQQNVETIQEMKIYNAMKKGIVEGKKREKRRIYTTGMGVVAAAAVAFLFTYSTIGLPDKGVAQPSVQSASTKNTDNFKAYRSFSRLDPALASALEQNLVMPVGQSAENKGYRIDVTGAVTDGRKVYVLYSVQNNTDEVVIHADFALQFEGIKESSLHKGASLSMLASESRIQPGQSMDFIYSTNLSPTVKYPKKVNYNIILTETSDKALLSSSNKYRTSLDVAFELDPDMLKAQERILDTDGTLTVDRQKIKVTGVQYTPLSTYVDLEYDQNNDKRIFQLINPVLISKHEGTEEKSYYPTLITADNSEVYSDDSKTTLVFKNSKKIVESKPDSVSLKAFGISAVEKDQMKIVVDLNKYQLIEAPGSGLELVTPTPENDAMEGTILLRHKLENAQYLNYYTRTSETFTDGEGKVHQSGYTTNRSAVLNFGGFMRAQDGAGVDEFIYIFGAEAKNYPQPLTITLEKYINPITDTQAVELYSKN encoded by the coding sequence ATGACAGAAAAAGAAGAACGTATTCTACATAAGAACATCGATGAAGTGCAACAAAATGTCGAAACAATACAGGAGATGAAAATCTACAACGCTATGAAAAAGGGAATTGTGGAGGGGAAAAAGCGAGAAAAGCGACGCATCTATACTACAGGTATGGGCGTGGTTGCAGCTGCAGCGGTTGCGTTTCTATTTACATATTCAACGATCGGATTACCGGATAAGGGGGTAGCTCAACCTTCTGTACAATCAGCTAGCACTAAAAATACGGATAATTTCAAAGCTTATCGCTCTTTCTCCAGGTTAGATCCTGCACTTGCAAGTGCTCTTGAACAGAATCTCGTGATGCCGGTGGGTCAGAGTGCGGAAAACAAGGGTTACCGTATAGATGTGACTGGTGCCGTTACAGATGGACGGAAGGTATATGTCCTATATAGTGTTCAGAACAATACGGACGAAGTAGTTATACATGCGGATTTTGCACTTCAATTTGAAGGGATAAAGGAGTCGTCTCTTCACAAAGGCGCATCATTAAGTATGCTTGCTAGCGAGAGCCGAATTCAACCAGGGCAGTCTATGGATTTTATATACTCCACTAATCTTTCACCAACAGTTAAATACCCAAAGAAAGTAAACTATAATATTATTCTTACTGAAACTTCAGATAAGGCTCTCCTATCCAGTAGTAATAAGTATCGGACTAGCCTAGATGTTGCTTTCGAGCTTGATCCTGATATGCTCAAAGCACAGGAACGTATACTGGACACAGACGGAACACTTACAGTGGACCGGCAAAAGATTAAAGTAACTGGGGTCCAATATACTCCGCTTAGCACCTATGTAGATCTGGAGTATGATCAAAACAATGATAAACGGATTTTTCAATTGATCAACCCAGTTCTAATCAGTAAGCATGAAGGCACTGAAGAGAAGTCTTATTATCCCACACTTATCACTGCTGATAACTCTGAAGTCTACTCGGACGATTCCAAGACTACGCTGGTGTTTAAAAATAGTAAAAAGATTGTAGAGAGTAAGCCAGACAGCGTCTCGTTGAAAGCATTCGGAATTTCGGCAGTCGAAAAGGATCAAATGAAAATTGTCGTCGATCTTAACAAGTATCAGCTTATTGAAGCGCCCGGAAGTGGACTTGAGTTAGTCACGCCAACTCCAGAGAATGATGCAATGGAGGGAACGATCCTCTTAAGACATAAGCTTGAGAATGCTCAATATTTGAACTATTATACCCGTACGTCTGAAACCTTCACGGACGGAGAAGGGAAAGTGCATCAGTCTGGATATACTACAAATAGGAGCGCGGTATTAAATTTTGGCGGATTTATGAGGGCACAGGATGGGGCAGGCGTGGACGAGTTTATATATATATTTGGAGCAGAAGCGAAGAACTATCCTCAGCCATTGACTATAACGCTAGAGAAATATATAAATCCTATTACGGATACGCAGGCCGTGGAGTTGTACTCGAAGAATTAG